aaaaatttaataatttcttttattaacttttatatttcatttttaacagtGTCAACGTTTGTATCAAAGGgataagtaatatatttagacTGAGTGCTGTGATATAATACCGACAATGGATCAAGATGTATTAACAGTCTTAAAGCTGTTAATGATAGGAGAATCAAATGTTGGAAAATCAAGGTAcctatttaaaacaataaattactttttaatccTATGCAAGTTGagtcaatatatttatattattgttatcgttGGCAGCATACTTCTTAGATTTACCGAGGatgaatttcatgaaaatatgcAAAGCACAGTTGGCATGGATTATAGAACTAAACAAGTCACAATTGATGGCAATACGGTGAAACTTGCAATTTGGGTTAGTTACCTCAGTCTATCaacatttatattgtttatttaatgtaatgtaatatatcgaaaaaattattgcagGACACTGCCGGGCAAGAACGTTTTCGTACTCTAACGCCTAGTTACTACAGAGACGGTCAAGGCGCTATATTAGTGTATGATGTTACAGATAGAGttacttttatgaaattagaaacatgGCTTAACGAATTGAATACATATTGCAATAAGacagatattattaaaatggtAGTGggtaataaaatagatttacCAAACAGAGAAGTAAGCACTGAAGAAGGTTTACAATTTGCCCGAAGACACCAAACCCTGTACATTGAGAGCAGCGCTAAAACGGCAGACGGAATCAAATGTTGTTTCGAAGAACTTGTACAAAAGgtataatcatttattttctttacaattattaattcttatcTATTAATACTGTTTGTAGATAATACAAACTCCTGGACTCTGGGATCGACATGCCCTTCTCAAATCCGCAGCGTATGGTAATGGTAATATGGGAGGTGCAAGACATAGAGGTCAGAGAGGGATACAATTGGCAGATGAGACTCAGCCACACGAACCGCATACAAATTGTTATTGCACTTTGATTTAAAtgattgtaatataaaattctgccAGTGATAACTGTAAAAGAAAGCTATAGCTTGAATATGGTCTAAACTTTGTTCAAAAACTAGATATTGAAGAGTGAGATCGTTGAAAACAAAAACGTGAATAATAGTGTGTCACATTATATTGCTTTGTGTATGTTAtggggaaaaaatattttgtacctTATGTATCAAAgatagatacatacatatacaatgaGTTTGCTTCTATCTTCTAATTCTTTGTTAAATAGTTAAATTTTATAGGTAtttgtaatacaaaatttatattcgtgtaaatatattatgcgtATGCACATAATTTAATGactaataaatatcaatagaaTTGCAGTAACGCCATAAACAAATATGGTATCTTTGACTCCTGTAGAAAACGCTTTTGCATGTGCTGCAGCATTTATAGCTTCAATATTTTCTGATCTGTTTTGTTATCATGATATTgatttgattttgatatttatttgaacaatGAATAGGTAAAATGCATATCATTACATACGTgaacaaaatgtatttcaatattacgttaaatatgtttatttaacGTTCTGcattttatatgattatatttttaaaatgtgatcaaataaacaataattcaTATCTCAtacatagaattatttttcttaaaattattttaatgtatttatctttatgaataaaacaaatttctccaTTTAAACTGTGGTAGAATAACGTGATATCTCGCTCTGTGTTTATACAAACAGTTGcctgttaaaatatttgattttaaacaATCATTTCACGTGTcctgaaaattaattcaatttatatgtaatcaattaaataaaacagttaTGTTATTTGACCGTCGCAGAAGCTATGAAAACGTTACTAAATATCcgcataatgaaaagtaaactaagttacaatatttcaattatatctgAAACAACTTTTAAATTGTGAGGTACATCTCTTGCTTAGAATCAATTAATTGTTTGCAGAGAAATTTCCTTTGAATCGTGTACAACATTATCgtcaaaagaaattttacgcACAACTAAATTGGACGTTGTCCTAACTAATAAAGGACTTCAAATATATGGAACATGGAGCACAGAAAAATTACTAAGGTTATTAACAAACAGGCTTAAACAATGTATTCATGTGCGATCAAATAcactgaaaattatttctaatggAATAAGTGATAAAAGATTATGGATCACTGTCTATAGTggcttatatagtattagcgtTTTAAAggaattaagaaagaaaggtGCCTCTATCTATAACATAGATTaagacaaaaattatattgatttaACTCCATATTTAGGTATGCCCATATACAGCATCATAAAAGCAATGAAACTGGGCCTCATCGGTCTTAGCTATTGCGAACTTCTTTATTTTAGAGAATTTGATATAGAACCACATAATTTGGAGTTCAAAGAAATGTGgttcaataaatttaacgacgggctgattttaaatttaaggCCTACAGGTTTAAGCGAGATAAATTGTTggaatattatcatatatggAGTAGTACTTCAAACTCCAATTATTCTTcgtcatttaattttaagtgGCATTGATGTTCCTGGTATTTTAAATTGGCAATCTCCCTTTAACTTTGCATCatctaaaataattgaatttttgaaacacaTTGGAATAGAAGAAGATGTCATACAATTAGTAGAACAACATGGAATCGATGAAGAAACTGAGGAAATGTTAATTGATTTAGGACTTGATgaaatggaaacaaaattttcaattacggAGGTTTGAATACAATTGCTTAACTTGTTCTATATACCATACCTGTTGTGTTAATATTTTCTGCAGGAATTAATATGTGAATGCAGTTTAACTATATTGGAACCAACCTGTAGCTGTCTAGAAATAACACAAGAGAGTTGCAGGACAAATAGCTCTAAAGGCAGTTTCAGTTTTGCTAGCCGATCGGATTGTTACCAACAATATGCTTGTCAATGTCACATTTTAGCAAAAAATGAAACAGTACATGAATTAACAGCACAACAAAATGATTACTTAAGGTAAATGATAATTGTttgatattaagaaatattgttttattttcattctctaATTTCctataatagacaaaatatcATGGTACCATTATCATGGGCGGTGGCTAAAACTTTAGAATACAATCCATCAGATCCAGTACATTTCAtaggatataaattattgcaatgGACTTATAACAACATTTCTCAAACGGAGAAAGACAAGCATCAGCAATTAATTGCATTATCTACTATAAAAATGGATCATAAACTTATTGTcagtattatttacaataattttcaatgctTGAAAAATAGCTCCtttatttcattagaaataattagtacaatgtatataatatcatgtacatatatatatatatatatatataaacataaagcattaatattcttaaactaggataaaaaacatttagaaaaagagggattaattaaaactctGAATCAAAAGGctataataagaaatataccTTGTAATGTTCGTAAAAGTCATCAagagttatatcgtattgaaaAACAATGTTGGAAATGTGTATGGAGACCAATTAGAAAATTAGGAAGTTGTGAATTTCCTGATATGTGCAGTTCATGTAAAATCAATGTATCAGACGAAGATGACGATGCCtgattattatcttatttggGGCATTTTAACAACTAATAAAAATGCCTATAAAAGGTAGATATTTAAAAGACTGtttagaaaaaattctttaaaaaactcgtttattttgtaatttgccTTGTACATTTGTTCCAAGATTAATTGAAATGGTGCAGTGTAATCCCATGAATGTGTTACATGGAACAGAATGGAATGAGTAagtattaaattcatttcgtCGCAATACAAAAGAGACTCCAAATACATTGTGGCAGTGAATCTAATTACAGTCCTTCTTAAACATACGACATTATGTTACATTTGtatggatttttatattacgttattagcagttctaaaataaaattatatataaaatttcgattataTTCACTAATGATAGTAAATAgccttaattataatacgtatacatgagtttttataacatataatgtccAAAAGAATCgcatgtttttattttattacaagatCCTCTTTCGTGATTACCCTATATGGTACAgtaattaacaatatatatcttttttcttacttttgaaattttctttgttgAGTATAActgttaaacaattattaGTTTAAAATGTATGATAAACAATGCTGGTTTTTTGAAAAAGCATTGCTCTTGTTCGTCGCTAGATAAAATAGGTTTCATGCTTGTgaacataaaaatgaatgaGTTTATGAAACACTCTCTATATGTTTATCATAATAACAAGTCAATTAAAGCATAAAATCCGCGTTCCTTCTCTGTATAATCGCATTTAGAATGTCCCTGTACATAGAATATAAGAATGATTTCTGCAGATTTAATGATTCAGGTACTACTGCAATGAATCAATGATATAGTAGACtatttgtattgtaaatacattaaaatgagtaataaaagtaaaggcaGTGTTTGTTGAATTCCATAACGTGTCTTTTTCTCAGTTTCCAGCACTCTTTTTCATAAGCATCAACTATTTCCATTCTTGTtaaagagatagagaaagcgagagtgagagagaacgAGGGAGTACTTCAATAAAATAGCaaagtatcaaaatatatttttgttatctaTATGTTTGGTCTATATCCTGAGCTACTAACAGAATGGGGTTCCCTATTATGATAAACTTTTCTTCATATTATTAAGTAAAAGTGGAAGTACAAAGTAGAGAGTAACAGTTAAGTCTATATTTTGTATGGACGTTTTTCGCAgtctattaataaattgttcacAGATCTTTCAATCCTTCCTTCAAGTTTTTTAGAACAACTTGGCTTAATCAAAGGTAATAATGCTTTTTTGTTACAATtcggttttctttttttctccttttccttaaatgtaataatgatTGCGATGAGTGAGTATAGAAAAAATTTCCCAATGTTGCCCGACGTGGCAGTTCGATTAGCGTTTACTTTATgagtaattaaaatgtaaattatccGATTTAAACGGTATATACTTgaagtttgttaattttagTCTTCTCTTCTTCGGATTCGTCTCGACAAATCATAAGCGTATGAGAGAGACCACAGGTAACAGCAGTAATGTACAAACCTTCCAACGCTTTCACTTCCATCGGGGTAGTCGAGGACTTACGCATTTCACCGAAACCCTGTAATTATTCATCGAAGAAGAGGAGTTTAGTTTAAAAGTCTGCTAAAGATCTCTGTGTTAAAGgatttattcgttatacaattatttaccAATTCACCGAAAGTAGGACTAGCACCCCAAGCGATAACCGAATCATCCGCCGCGACTACTACGCTAGTCTGAGAACATCCGACGCATCTAATTTCCCAACCAGACAAATCCTGGATCGGTTTGGGGTACATATTTGCTTCTCCGGTGCGTTTCGTTTGTCCGAACATCAAGGCTGATCCGTGCACATTGATGGCAATGCTATAAGTACTGCCACAATATATAGCCCTGACACCACGAGTAGGCGGCTccaagaatttaattaaacgggGCACTAGTTCATCTCGTTGCTCGTTGTGGCCCAAACGACCGATACCTCCGAATCCCCAGGAAAATGCACGATTTTTGCTATCAATTGCAACGGTATGATAGTGCCCACAACTGAAGTCCGTGATTTCAACACGATCTAACGGCGTAACATGGCCATCCTTTGCTCTTTCAATGTATAAAACGATTCTCTTAGGCACTTTCTCAAAATGAAACGCCATCTTCgtattcgttataaaatatttcccatCTGTGTTGTGGCCCAATGCTCCATACTCTGGGCTTCCGAACGAGTGTAGACCACCTTTAATGTCTAGTATCATCGAAAAATCTGCACCACAACCCACTTTCACTATTGGCGGCCCAGAATACTTTACTTTAGTGGCAGAGACAATGCAGGCATCGGATTTCCCAACGCCGCATTGACCTAGTTTATTGTCTCCAGCGGCAAATACGATGCCGCGacttgttaaaaataaagtatgaTTGCGGCCGCAAGATGCTCCTATAACTGTATGACCTTTTAATGCCGTGACTTCCGTAGGTTCATCCCGACGTTTCGTATCACCAACACCTAACTGACCTgcaaaagtttcaaaatgtcACAAAAGTTTCTGAACgatctatttataaatgataaataaaatgtgtgCGTATGTGTGTAGAAGTGGGAAATTATATTCTCATGAAATTAGTATCagataagaaatttgttaGTCCAGTACCAACAGAAATGATACGACTAAACAAATCTTGCAAACTTTCAATTTATGTGAATCACATTTACTTACATAGTAATACTTAATCATAAGATAAGTTTTGTTTACCTTTCGTTCATTTACCTTTATCATTTCTACCAAAAGCTAAGCATCTATTATCCTCAGTAACAATAATACTATGAGAGGCAGCCGGGCCAGAAGCAACTAATCTGACTCTAGCGccatttaaatttttgaaagtaTGTGGGGTCCACAAACTACGCCCTACATTAACTTTCACGCCTTTCGGTGGAGCTTTACGTCCTGCCATGTCCCAGTTTGTCAGACCACACATTAATAATGTTCCAGGCTTACCCCATCCTccctaaaataattaaagaatctgAGGATAAAGAGTTTGTCAGATAACAAAATACAAAGTACAACGATTATAAACGCCAATTATACGTAAGCTATGAtcattataaagaataaaatcattgtaGTTTGattttatctataattttataattaagataCATCTCGCGGAAAATGAACAGAATGTTCAGGTATCTTTGAGCAGTAGTGAATAGAAGAAACCCTTACCAAACTGTATCATGCTTATCTccataataaaaagataatagcAGCCATTTGacatttataattaacaattatgtTTCGAAGGCTACCAATCTTATTTTCAATGATCTACATTTAAACCTCCAAATTCTGCTTTTGTCACATTATGTTCACGACAAAGGCATCaaataaatacgattaatGCTGTTTTCACAGCCTGGATTATCACACTTAACATTGTTACACTATGTACCGTTACACTTTACATTGATTTGTCCCTAATTTCTTCATGAAACTAACTGC
This is a stretch of genomic DNA from Bombus pyrosoma isolate SC7728 linkage group LG16, ASM1482585v1, whole genome shotgun sequence. It encodes these proteins:
- the LOC122576582 gene encoding ras-related protein Rab-18-like isoform X2, whose product is MDQDVLTVLKLLMIGESNVGKSSILLRFTEDEFHENMQSTVGMDYRTKQVTIDGNTVKLAIWDTAGQERFRTLTPSYYRDGQGAILVYDVTDRVTFMKLETWLNELNTYCNKTDIIKMVVGNKIDLPNREVSTEEGLQFARRHQTLYIESSAKTADGIKCCFEELVQKIIQTPGLWDRHALLKSAAYGNGNMGGARHRGQRGIQLADETQPHEPHTNCYCTLI
- the LOC122576690 gene encoding protein RCC2 homolog; this encodes MISNMLKRRLQALGYLEWDKVNINDPQHFRKVTLWLEEQKIRQYSIQDRKELRDIKSESWPKTFAKYCKDVKCPISSNNVDQLVWLIGLAIWLEAENNTEQYSKNVKEMKLKMKQEALVPHLKSTNPLDNLDFESNEFKNGIYSVAKLLRIPQHPNHLVTLKACSKLVQRRLNSECLRNPNSKIIRGKPFPIMNCDPGFQLKKTAVENAAKILALLYIQDIRNLQTRINEVIVRVQSVTANPKTDTKLGKVGDSADMSTKRKNPATKKGRAKSRKVEYDEEDISSEHDSDVDDAETGSNADGEDAAEDDLADVSSIPELPPPEGGWGKPGTLLMCGLTNWDMAGRKAPPKGVKVNVGRSLWTPHTFKNLNGARVRLVASGPAASHSIIVTEDNRCLAFGRNDKGQLGVGDTKRRDEPTEVTALKGHTVIGASCGRNHTLFLTSRGIVFAAGDNKLGQCGVGKSDACIVSATKVKYSGPPIVKVGCGADFSMILDIKGGLHSFGSPEYGALGHNTDGKYFITNTKMAFHFEKVPKRIVLYIERAKDGHVTPLDRVEITDFSCGHYHTVAIDSKNRAFSWGFGGIGRLGHNEQRDELVPRLIKFLEPPTRGVRAIYCGSTYSIAINVHGSALMFGQTKRTGEANMYPKPIQDLSGWEIRCVGCSQTSVVVAADDSVIAWGASPTFGELGFGEMRKSSTTPMEVKALEGLYITAVTCGLSHTLMICRDESEEEKTKINKLQVYTV
- the LOC122576582 gene encoding ras-related protein Rab-18-like isoform X1; protein product: MDQDVLTVLKLLMIGESNVGKSRYLFKTINYFLILCKLSQYIYIIVIVGSILLRFTEDEFHENMQSTVGMDYRTKQVTIDGNTVKLAIWDTAGQERFRTLTPSYYRDGQGAILVYDVTDRVTFMKLETWLNELNTYCNKTDIIKMVVGNKIDLPNREVSTEEGLQFARRHQTLYIESSAKTADGIKCCFEELVQKIIQTPGLWDRHALLKSAAYGNGNMGGARHRGQRGIQLADETQPHEPHTNCYCTLI
- the LOC122576581 gene encoding uncharacterized protein LOC122576581 is translated as MPIYSIIKAMKLGLIGLSYCELLYFREFDIEPHNLEFKEMWFNKFNDGLILNLRPTGLSEINCWNIIIYGVVLQTPIILRHLILSGIDVPGILNWQSPFNFASSKIIEFLKHIGIEEDVIQLVEQHGIDEETEEMLIDLGLDEMETKFSITEELICECSLTILEPTCSCLEITQESCRTNSSKGSFSFASRSDCYQQYACQCHILAKNETVHELTAQQNDYLRQNIMVPLSWAVAKTLEYNPSDPVHFIGYKLLQWTYNNISQTEKDKHQQLIALSTIKMDHKLIDKKHLEKEGLIKTLNQKAIIRNIPCNVRKSHQELYRIEKQCWKCVWRPIRKLGSCEFPDMCSSCKINVSDEDDDA
- the LOC122576585 gene encoding uncharacterized protein LOC122576585 — its product is MLFDRRRSYENVTKYPHNEKEISFESCTTLSSKEILRTTKLDVVLTNKGLQIYGTWSTEKLLRLLTNRLKQCIHVRSNTLKIISNGISDKRLWITVYSGLYSISVLKELRKKGASIYNID